Genomic window (Calditrichota bacterium):
GGCTCCTGGCTTTTGGGAAACAATCCGGCCGGGGCGGTCATGTACGATTCCAAAACCGGCCGCTGTTTTGACGGAATTGTGGCAAAGGAGACGATCAACCGGAATTCCGGCGCCGAATCAACCATTGAGGCGCTTTTGACGCTGCAGGCACTGCAGAACAACGCAATCAGCAGGACCTATTTGTTTTTCTCAAATCGATCGGAGAAAAGGACGGTTCAAAATAAAAATGGGCAGCGGCTGGTGTATCGCTGCTATTCAAACGGGAAAGGAAAAGAAATTTTTGTCTATCTCAATTTAAGCAACGGAAGGATGAATGTTTTAGAACCGGATGCGTGGAATCGTATGATTAATCCGAAAAATCATGACAAAAATGGAGGAATCTGATGAAAGAGTTATTTGTTCGCCACAACGATAATCCAATTTTGAGGCCGGAGAATTGGCCCTATAAAATAAACACAGTGTTTAATCCGGCAGCCACCATGCTGGATGGTGAAACACTGCTCTTAGCCCGGGTGGAGGACCGCACAGGTGTGTCGCATTTGAACGTTGCAAAAAGCAGGGACGGTGTGAGCAACTGGCAAATCTCCCCAAAGCCCGTTTTTACGGCAGATCCTCAGAATTATCCGGAGGAGCATTGGGGCGTGGAAGATCCGCGCATCACATTTGTGGAAGAGCTCCAGGCGTACGTTATTGCGTACACCGCCTATTCTCAGAACGGCCCGTTGGTTTCCCTTGCAAAAACCACTGATTTTGTGAAATTTGAACGCCTCGGTCCGATTTTGCTGCCCGAAAATAAGGATGCGGCTTTGTTCCCGCGCAAATTCGGAGATCGGTGGGCTGTTTTGCATCGTCCGTATCAAAGTGAACGGGATGCCCATATCTGGTTGTCCTTTTCGCCGGATTTGAAACACTGGGGCGACCATCGCGTTGTTTTGCACGCCCGAAGCGGGGCCTGGTGGGATGCCGGTAAAATCGGCATCGGCCCCCAGCCGATTGAAACCGAAATGGGCTGGCTGATCATTTACCACGGGGTTCAAAGGAAGGTTTCCGGAAGCATTTACCGATTGGGTCTGGCACTTCTCGATTTAGAGGACCCGCGAAACGTGATTTGCCGATCTGATGAATGGGTGTTTGGTCCCCGGGAATCGTATGAAACAAACGGGGATGTGCGGGATGTCACTTTCCCGTGCGGCGTGATTTACGATCAGAAAGCGGATCAATTGCGAATGTACTACGGAGCCGCGGATACTGCCATTGCGCTGGCAACGGCTAAAATGAGTGATATTTTAGCGTATTTAAAATCTTGTAGATAAATAATGTGAGGTGTTTCGCGGGAAAACGTGCAGGGCGGTTCAGTTAACCTGCATTATTCATAAAATTTCGCCACGAAGATTATAAAAATAAAGTAATAGGTGCCCCGAATGCGAAAATCAAAAATGCAAATATAAGGGATTGCTCTGTTTTTTGTCTTGATTTTCTTCAAAAATTTATTAATTTATTCAATCAAAAGAATTTGAGAGAAAAGGAATCCCTGCATGTCCGAAAAAAACGACAAAAAACAGACTAATTTTATTAAAGCCATTATTGACGACGACCTAAAATCAGGGCGATTCGATCGGGTACACACGCGCTTTCCACCGGAACCAAACGGCTATTTGCATATCGGGCACGCCAAATCGATTTGCCTGAATTTTGGGCTGGCGGAAGACTACGACGGCCTGTGCAATTTGCGCTTTGACGATACCAATCCCCTGAAGGAAGATCAGGAATATATCGATTCCATTATCGAAGACGTGCGCTGGCTCGGTTTTGACTGGGAAGATCGTCTCTTTTTTGCGTCCGATTACTTTGAGCAAATGTACGAATACGCTGTGCAATTGATCAAAAAGGGCAAAGCCTACGTGGACGATCTGTCTGCCGATCAGATTCGGGAATTTCGGGGAACGCTGACCCAACCGGGCGTCGAAAGTCCCTATCGCAACCGCAGCGTAGAGGAAAATCTGGATTTGTTCCAGCGCATGCGCAATGGAGAGTTTGGCGACGGTGAAAAGGTGTTGCGCGCCAAAATCGACATGAAATCCGGTAATTTAAATATGCGCGATCCCGTGATGTACCGTATTATCCACGCCGAACATCCGCGCACCGGGGACAAGTGGTGCATTTACCCGATGTACGACTGGGCACACGGTTTGGAGGATTCCATTGAGCG
Coding sequences:
- a CDS encoding glycosidase; this encodes MKELFVRHNDNPILRPENWPYKINTVFNPAATMLDGETLLLARVEDRTGVSHLNVAKSRDGVSNWQISPKPVFTADPQNYPEEHWGVEDPRITFVEELQAYVIAYTAYSQNGPLVSLAKTTDFVKFERLGPILLPENKDAALFPRKFGDRWAVLHRPYQSERDAHIWLSFSPDLKHWGDHRVVLHARSGAWWDAGKIGIGPQPIETEMGWLIIYHGVQRKVSGSIYRLGLALLDLEDPRNVICRSDEWVFGPRESYETNGDVRDVTFPCGVIYDQKADQLRMYYGAADTAIALATAKMSDILAYLKSCR